CCGGTTCTGTCTGCGGCTCTCGGCCGGAGCGCGCCCCGGCGGCCGCGCTCTGCTACCCGCCGGTCCCCCGCGGGATCCCCCGGCTCAGAGCGCCGCGTCCCTCGCCGCCGCGCGGCGCTCCAGCATCCGCGCGTCCGGGTTCAGGAAGGCCCGCAGGCTGACGAGCACCACCCGGTCGATCATCCCGTCGATGACCTGCATGGCCGCGAACGCGCCTTCCGGCCGGGTGCCCACTGCCGACAGGTGCGTCCAGATCGCCCGGCGGAACATGCTGAGCTCCGCCACGCTCTCCGCGACGTCGTAGCCGTCCACCCGCCGCCCGAAGCCGTGCACCGCCGCGAAGTACTCGGCGTCCGCCCGGTTCCGGTTGAACTGCAGGCGGTCCACGATCGCGTCGAAGAGCTGCGGGACGTGGTCCAGGAGGATGGGGTCGGGCAGCGCCCGGCCGGCGACCACGGCGGCGTTCTCGCGCACCCGCTGGACCCACTCCAGGAGGATCGCCTCGCGTCCCGCGCGCAGCACGGGAAGGACGTCTCCGACATCCTTCACTTCGATGTCGTACAGCGAGGCACCGATGTTCATGCGACCGGCTCCGGGTGGGGCGCCACGGCGAG
The Longimicrobiaceae bacterium genome window above contains:
- a CDS encoding RsbRD N-terminal domain-containing protein, with translation MNIGASLYDIEVKDVGDVLPVLRAGREAILLEWVQRVRENAAVVAGRALPDPILLDHVPQLFDAIVDRLQFNRNRADAEYFAAVHGFGRRVDGYDVAESVAELSMFRRAIWTHLSAVGTRPEGAFAAMQVIDGMIDRVVLVSLRAFLNPDARMLERRAAARDAAL